From Sphingobacteriales bacterium:
ACCGAGCTGCCAGACGGTACAAAAATACGAATGCGTTACGAAGATTGCCTTACCCAACTTGGCAAAGAGTTTTTTTTGGCAACCGCCACCATTGAAGCAATTTTGCGTGGCAACTACAAAGAGCTGAGGCAAAAACCCAAAAAAAACAAAATTAACCTACCCGACCAACTCGAATTTAAATTTACCGACAACTAAATTTTATTGCCCCCCCAAAACAAACAACAATCTCAATATTACCTAATTATTTAAACTTTTTAATTATGTCTAAAAATTTAATAGTACCCGCCAAACAAATTGTAACCTGGTTTATTTTGCAAATGGGCAACAAACCCAGCAACCGCCCACTAAAATTTTACCTTTTGCTTGCCGCCATAGTATTGGTTAGCAATATTGCCGCCCAGCTAATAGTTAATGGGTTTGGTTTTATAGCCCGTGCTGGCAACAAAACAGCTGGCACACAAACAAGTATGGCAAGCCTTTATTTGCTAAAGGTAGCCACCCCCTACCTGGCGCAGCCCCAAAAATTTGAAGATAAAGTGCGCACCGTTAGCCAGCAGCTACAAATACCCCCCGAATGGCTAATGGCGGTAATGCACAGCGAAAGCAGCTTTAATGCAGCAGCCCGCAATTTAAAAGGCAGTGGCGCAACAGGCTTAATACAATTTATGCCTCAAATAGCCAAACAGTTGGGCACCACCACCGACAAACTACACAAAATGAGCCACCTAAAACAATTAGACTATGTATATGATTATTTGCATAGTATAAAACAACAACGAAAAGTAAGCTATACTAATTTAACCAATTTATACCTCGCCATTTTATACCCCGCAGCTCTTGGCAACGACCCCTGCTATACCCTCTATGCCAAACCCGCTATACAATACCGCCAAAACGCCGGCTTAGACGAAAACAAAGACGGCAAAGTAACCATTTACGACATAGACCAACGCCTAAAACGCATGTACCCAACAGCCTATAATATAAAAAACAACCCAAACCCATGAGCAACAAACACACCATAGCCCTAACCCACCGCGAGGCAAACCAACTCTGCCATGTTATGGACATATACCGCGAACACTATACCATATATGCCACCACCCCCGATGCTTTTATAATGTATATGGGCTTGTATGACGAGGTGTATGTGCAGCTAAAGCGCAAACTAATAGAAACCAAGCCAAAATACAACCTAAAACTATACTACCACCACTGCGCTATGTTGCGGTATTGGTATGAAGACGCCCTTAAGTTTTTACAATTTAACGATGAAGCCGTTAATTTTATGAAAAGAATAGCCCAGCAAGCCACCGATTTTAGAAAACATTTACCAACCAAGCCCCAAAATGACAAATAAAGAAAAAGCGGCAGCGTTTGATGCCCAAAAAAACGTAGAAAAGTTTAATTTGCACTACCCTGTTGGGTCTAAAGTGTTTTTGCGTAAAATAGCCCACTATTCTTCTCTATACGCCAAATACACCGTTAAACATGCCGCTTTTTTTAAAAACGGAAACCAAACCGTAGCTTTCTCCATCAAAATATCCGGATGCTTTTCTGTTGACCCCAAATTTGTTAAATATTAATTCTTTATAATTATGAACAAAATTAACACCCCTACCTCGCAATGGCAATACTCAAATAAGGGTGCAAAGAAATTCCCTATTTGTTTATTAAAATACTTTTTATACCTCTTTCTGTCGCCCTTGTTTGTTAGCTTAGAGTTTATGAGCCAGTTTGCCCAAACAAAAAATATAGCATATATTAAAATAGGGGTACTACTAATGATGATTTGTGTGAGCATAGCGTTGATATGGTTGTTAAAGAAACGTAGTTTACAAACAAATAGCAGCAAACTTAATTAATTTTAAGAGTGTGTTTATAGGCGCAAAACTAAATAAATTTTTAAGTTTTTTTAAAAATTATTTGCGTTATAATTTTTATGCTGTACTTTTGCAGCGATTACCCAATATAACATAAGGTTTCCTACCTTTTATTTATTATTCATAGCCAAAAGAGCAGCCCTCTTTGTGTTACCGTTGCCAACTATACCTTGTGTGTGTTGGGTAATCCTTCGGAAAATGCAGGGGGGCTGCGCTTTTGGTATATAAACCCATACGATTACTATGGTACCATTAATTAAAATTGAGCATCGAGACGGTGAGCAAACTGTTTCTGCCCGCGAGCTGCACAGCTTTTTAAAAGTTGGCAAAGATTTTTCTACTTGGATAAAAGAACGTATCCAAAAGTACGATTTACAGGAAGGTTTGGACTATTCCCCAATTTCGGGGAATAGGTCTTAGGGCTTTGGCAAACCACGAACCGAGTATTATTTAACGCTCGAGTGTGCCAAGGAGTTGGCTATGCTCGAGAACAACGAGCAGGGCAAGGCGGCGCGGCGTTATTTTATTGAGGTAGAGCGGCGCGCCCGCGAGGAGTTTCCTAAACTGTTGCTGCAGTTGCAGGCACAGGTAAACGCATTGCAAACAAAATTGTTGGCTACTACTACTACGGCGCCGGCGCAGCTTAGGAGGGCTGCTGTTGGTGGTGGTGGTATTAAAAAGGGCAAAGCCCTGGCTTTTAAATACACGCCGCTAAACAACCACTTGGTGCGCACGGTATTAATAGGCGGGCAGGCGTGGTATTGCATACGCGATATAAGGGTTGCGTATGGTGTTAAAACCGATACAATAGGCAGCTACAAGCACAAGCAGTATGTTATGCAGTTAGAGGTGCCGGGTACGCATATAGCGGTATATTGCGTTAACGAGTATGGTATGGAGGTATTAACATCGCGCATGAGGGCGCATAACAACGCTAAACCTGGTATAGTAAAATGGCAGTAAGCACCCACCACCCACCCGCAACCGAGCCAGTTAGGGTGCAGTTGCAAATAACCAGCATAGAATCGCTAATGGGCGTTAAACTGGCGCTAATAAAAGCGTTGCAGTTTGTGGCTATAAGCCCCACGCCCATAGCCACCGCCCGCGACCGAGATACTGTTTTTTACCTTGCGCAGTTATTAGAAGATTTAGAGCAAGCCGTTGAGGTAGCGGTTTAGCACATGCCTTGTTTAGTTAAACAAAAAAACCTGCTGTAAAAGGCGGGTTTTTTTTATGTTTGTTTGGGCTAAAAAAAATAGTTTAAAACTAAAAAATATAGTTATGCTACTATTAAAATGCCTTATATTTGTTGTTTTTATTTAACCAACAATTTAACCCCCCTTAAATGCCTGCGTTATGTTTACAAATTTAACCCCTGCCGAGCTTAGTAGTATTAAACTGGCTATTATAAAAGCCTTACAGTTGGCGGCTATAAGCCCCACGCCCATAGCCACCGCCCGCGACCGAGATACTGTTTTTTACCTTGCGTTGCTGTTAGAGGCGTTGGAGCAGCCAGCAGCGGGGCAGCAATAGGCGGCAAACTGTTAAGTATTGTTTTGAATAATTTCGTCAACCTCGCCTGTTTGTATATGGCTTAGCCCGTGTGTATTTTGGTAGTCGGGGTTAATGTGGAGGTTGTGGGGTGGGTTTAGCCAAACAACCGGAGGTTTAGCCAGCGCAGCCGAGCAGTCGTTAATAAGCAAGGAATAAACCAGGGTGTCGTAAATTATATTGTTGTAGTTGTCGTCTATAACGGTATTGGTGCGTTTTAGGGGTTTAAAATTGGTTCCGGAAAAATTTTGTAGTACGTTGTTTATGGCTTCCAACAAATCGAACCTGGTTAGTTTTATAGCTTGTTGGCTCATGGGTGCACCGTTGTTTAGGTAGCTATCTTGGTAAAAT
This genomic window contains:
- a CDS encoding lytic transglycosylase domain-containing protein produces the protein MSKNLIVPAKQIVTWFILQMGNKPSNRPLKFYLLLAAIVLVSNIAAQLIVNGFGFIARAGNKTAGTQTSMASLYLLKVATPYLAQPQKFEDKVRTVSQQLQIPPEWLMAVMHSESSFNAAARNLKGSGATGLIQFMPQIAKQLGTTTDKLHKMSHLKQLDYVYDYLHSIKQQRKVSYTNLTNLYLAILYPAALGNDPCYTLYAKPAIQYRQNAGLDENKDGKVTIYDIDQRLKRMYPTAYNIKNNPNP